In Leptospira koniambonensis, the following proteins share a genomic window:
- the rktP gene encoding Arg-Lys translocation region protein phosphatase RktP codes for MFPNLQSKHKLAFASFTASFVLFLSYLLLDDFLFGEEIRKELRAFVWIRLGVGLFFSVILGILTYFLLNLSFKSLKSISQLLQNWSQDVYEDSGESERTDELGELARHFRIALYQKKTKEETVSQESLNKKERELSDKIQKFFHKIRLHKIKNLDITVFPRSSDSGEADYANIIPTADGCFGVLAGFPNHGAIESSLKARIEGMISLAQETTGLRGEDLLYKIDRALRSTPISYLNLTLFYLETRNGEAGILQFQKLPALVHKTGKTNILPISKQVFYDFRSTTREVKKIQVRPGEYLVFLSDRLTELTSSAGVAPLLIQLQNWSAGRDYKNSRELTLDFGRFLEMESGKKGLSKAAILTVGRVRD; via the coding sequence TTGTTTCCGAATCTTCAGTCCAAGCATAAATTAGCATTCGCTTCTTTTACCGCTTCTTTCGTATTATTTTTATCTTATCTACTCTTAGATGATTTTCTATTTGGAGAAGAGATCAGAAAAGAATTAAGAGCATTCGTTTGGATCAGGCTTGGAGTTGGACTTTTTTTCTCCGTTATACTTGGAATACTCACCTATTTTCTTTTAAATTTAAGTTTTAAATCTCTCAAATCTATTTCCCAGCTATTACAGAACTGGTCCCAGGATGTGTACGAAGATTCTGGAGAATCAGAAAGAACAGATGAACTGGGAGAACTTGCTAGACATTTCCGGATCGCTCTCTACCAGAAAAAAACAAAAGAAGAAACTGTTTCCCAAGAATCCTTAAACAAAAAAGAAAGAGAACTTTCTGACAAGATCCAAAAGTTTTTCCACAAGATCAGACTTCATAAAATCAAAAATCTGGATATCACTGTATTTCCCCGCTCCTCCGATAGTGGAGAAGCTGATTATGCAAATATCATTCCGACTGCAGACGGTTGTTTTGGAGTATTAGCAGGTTTCCCGAACCACGGAGCAATTGAATCTTCTCTTAAGGCAAGAATAGAAGGTATGATCTCACTTGCTCAGGAAACTACTGGCCTAAGGGGAGAAGATCTACTCTATAAAATAGATAGAGCTCTCAGATCCACACCTATCTCTTATCTAAACCTTACATTATTCTATTTAGAAACTAGAAATGGAGAAGCGGGTATCCTGCAGTTCCAAAAGTTACCTGCACTTGTTCATAAAACTGGAAAAACGAATATATTACCGATCTCTAAACAAGTATTCTACGATTTTAGAAGCACTACAAGAGAAGTAAAAAAGATCCAAGTCAGACCTGGAGAATATTTGGTTTTTTTGAGTGATAGACTGACAGAACTTACTAGCTCCGCAGGTGTTGCTCCACTTCTGATCCAACTCCAAAACTGGAGCGCAGGCAGAGATTATAAAAACTCCAGAGAACTTACCCTAGATTTCGGAAGATTTTTAGAAATGGAATCCGGCAAAAAAGGGCTATCTAAGGCAGCAATCCTGACCGTCGGCCGGGTTAGAGATTAA
- the tatC gene encoding twin-arginine translocase subunit TatC — translation MPSKKKILSSTPQPVISAPEESLPHDREKFMTLGEHLEELRSVLIRSILVFTVFFVVALYFGEELHKLVIKPYKNILGESATFYQIKLMAPFMVYLRTGFMVSILITFPFALAFLWGFVSPALEPRTARLGKALIAFSTVLFWLGVWLCWAQAFESFLKIFLVTVRPLDIETRLPIDEYYDVFFNMHLIFGLSFQLPVIMVLLAAVGILKLSFLLKHWREAFIGIAFAAAVLSPGPDVISMLMLFVPLLVLFGISLVLIAIIERK, via the coding sequence ATGCCTTCTAAAAAAAAGATCCTCTCCAGTACTCCTCAGCCAGTAATCTCCGCACCAGAGGAAAGTCTTCCTCATGACAGAGAAAAGTTTATGACCCTCGGAGAACATTTAGAAGAATTACGTTCCGTACTGATCCGTTCTATCCTAGTGTTTACAGTTTTTTTCGTTGTAGCCTTATATTTCGGAGAAGAGCTTCATAAACTAGTTATCAAACCGTACAAGAATATTTTGGGAGAATCTGCAACATTCTACCAAATTAAACTCATGGCTCCTTTTATGGTTTATCTACGAACAGGATTTATGGTATCTATTTTGATCACCTTTCCTTTCGCGTTAGCTTTTTTATGGGGATTTGTTTCTCCCGCATTAGAACCTAGAACCGCAAGACTTGGAAAAGCGCTTATCGCATTTTCTACAGTTCTGTTTTGGTTAGGAGTTTGGCTTTGCTGGGCCCAAGCATTCGAAAGTTTTCTAAAAATATTTTTAGTCACTGTTCGACCTCTAGATATTGAAACTAGACTTCCTATAGATGAATACTATGATGTATTCTTCAATATGCATTTGATCTTTGGATTATCTTTCCAACTTCCAGTGATCATGGTATTATTAGCCGCAGTAGGAATATTAAAACTTTCCTTCCTACTCAAACATTGGAGAGAAGCATTCATAGGGATCGCATTTGCAGCTGCTGTATTATCTCCTGGACCGGATGTGATCTCCATGTTAATGTTATTTGTTCCATTATTGGTCTTATTCGGGATCTCATTGGTACTAATCGCAATTATAGAGAGGAAATGA
- a CDS encoding Sec-independent protein translocase subunit TatA/TatB, producing MYAPLAFLNLGPWEIFFILGLALLLFGGKRLPSLAKDLGDGIRQFRKSLSGDAESESAKIQEPETKPAPPASSTKKSKKSA from the coding sequence ATGTACGCACCACTCGCATTTTTAAATTTAGGCCCTTGGGAAATCTTTTTCATACTAGGTTTAGCTCTCCTGCTTTTCGGGGGCAAGCGACTTCCCTCTTTAGCAAAGGATTTAGGAGACGGAATCCGTCAATTCCGCAAATCTCTTTCCGGAGATGCTGAATCTGAATCCGCTAAAATCCAGGAACCAGAAACAAAGCCTGCGCCCCCTGCTTCTTCCACTAAAAAATCCAAAAAATCCGCTTAA
- the trxA gene encoding thioredoxin: MALTEINDSTFSSEINKGMVLVDCWAEWCGPCRMVSPVLEELSSEMNDILKIKKLNVDDNQDTAQKLNIQSLPTLLLFKDGQLVDKIIGALPKAQIKSFIERHK; encoded by the coding sequence ATGGCATTGACCGAAATAAACGATTCAACTTTCAGTTCCGAGATCAACAAGGGCATGGTTCTAGTAGATTGCTGGGCGGAATGGTGTGGTCCTTGTAGAATGGTTTCCCCGGTTCTGGAAGAGCTTTCATCTGAGATGAACGATATCTTAAAAATTAAAAAATTAAACGTAGACGACAACCAGGACACGGCGCAAAAATTAAATATCCAATCCTTGCCGACCCTTCTACTTTTCAAAGACGGACAATTGGTGGATAAGATCATAGGAGCTCTTCCTAAGGCGCAAATCAAAAGTTTCATCGAAAGACATAAATAA